In Erpetoichthys calabaricus chromosome 2, fErpCal1.3, whole genome shotgun sequence, a genomic segment contains:
- the LOC114646839 gene encoding uncharacterized protein C10orf105-like translates to MSTDEGNMSSVIFTNSSVPAPTPSSLVTLLFSTKHPQSTPAVSAYPPNPDSLPIILAVLCIFLLFASCAVFMALCKPSSLDDTSHATRGTMPDHPTDPSEPQLRLWKRLGSLRRSLSSVHRSRPVSLAQRSLPRWDFQSKDNVLQLDFMESTKM, encoded by the exons ATGTCAACTGACGAAGGAA ACATGAGTAGTGTGATCTTCACTAATAGTTCTGTGCCAGCTCCAACTCCCAGCTCCCTGGTGACGCTGCTCTTCAGCACGAAGCATCCTCAGTCCACTCCAGCTGTCTCAGCTTATCCTCCAAACCCAGACTCATTGCCTATAATACTGGCAGTGCTGTGCATCTTTCTCCTTTTTGCCAGCTGTGCGGTATTCATGGCACTTTGCAAGCCCAGCAGTCTAGATGACACAAGTCATGCTACTCGGGGAACCATGCCAGACCACCCTACTGATCCCAGCGAACCCCAGCTGCGACTGTGGAAGCGTCTAGGCTCATTGAGACGATCTTTGTCCTCTGTTCATAGAAGCCGTCCAGTATCACTAGCACAACGTTCCCTACCAAGATGGGACTTCCAGTCCAAAGACAATGTCCTCCAGCTAGACTTCATGGAATCTACAAAAATGTGA